A section of the Cydia amplana chromosome 15, ilCydAmpl1.1, whole genome shotgun sequence genome encodes:
- the LOC134654782 gene encoding uncharacterized protein LOC134654782, whose protein sequence is MKRKRRNNDDDEYIIRNKIRKLERRLWQKSRRRIRVADSSSDNDSSGKSIKNTWCYKSDAYYFSYIPTRFLFETGEDGSVSADNEPRASRRASSGQRSASPAPGTSHQEETAAAQTSRDPVRLTSPQPGPSSAPDQYVPAEPAQPAPTAEPAPASIEDIELDEDILNLLGEAPKLDTPLGKGIHKDVACRWQEVLNKGLQKEVKDKIAEEYLIPNNCTLLVPPILNPEAKAALPDALIKRDTSLMLRQKQIALALSALSHATDILIKQKSSSPDILKPISDACRILCDSHFTETKMRRNFVISAINTDLKDTLINTERDKFLFGENVSEKLKAAQTVQKSGDTLKNTQKSYNPFNKANFIKKNRYQQNKGNLNYNTPYRKMTNYNNKSDAGRPRAAAARPAPAPSSRYNTRYRARERQRERERTPPRRYQRRQ, encoded by the exons ATGAAGAGGAAACGCAGAAACAACGACGACGACGAATATATTATTCGGAATAAAATAAGAAAGTTGGAGCGCAGACTTTGGCAAAAGTCACGCCGCCGCATAAGAGTGGCCGACTCGTCTTCGGATAATGATAGCAGCGGTAAGTCTATAAAGAACACGTGGTGTTATAAAAGTGATGCGTACT ATTTTAGCTATATACCTACACGTTTTTTGTTCGAAACAGGCGAAGACGGGTCCGTTTCGGCGGATAATGAACCACGTGCTTCACGTCGAGCCTCGTCGGGTCAAAGGTCTGCTTCACCAGCGCCGGGGACATCGCACCAGGAGGAAACAGCTGCAGCGCAAACCAGTCGAGATCCTGTACGTCTGACATCTCCTCAACCAGGCCCGTCGTCTGCACCAGATCAGTATGTACCCGCCGAGCCCGCACAGCCCGCGCCAACCGCGGAGCCCGCACCGGCCTCGATCGAGGACATAGAATTGGACGAGGATATCCTCAATTTACTGGGCGAGGCTCCAAAGTTGGATACGCCCTTGGGAAAAGGTATTCACAAGGACGTAGCTTGTAGATGGCAGGAGGTATTAAACAAAGGATTACAAAAAGAAGTTAAAGACAA AATAGCTGAagaatacctaatacctaacaaTTGCACTTTGTTAGTTCCTCCCATTTTAAACCCTGAAGCTAAAGCAGCGTTACCGGATGCCTTGATAAAAAGAGATACCTCTTTAATGCTTAGACAAAAACAGATAGCGTTAGCGTTGTCGGCACTCTCGCACGCTACGGATATtctaataaaacaaaagtcTTCATCGCCTGACATACTAAAACCCATTAGCGACGCATGTCGTATTCTATGCGATTCTCATTTTACCGAAACGAAAATGAGAAGAAACTTTGTGATTTCCGCTATAAACACTGATTTGAAGGACACTTTAATTAATACAGAAAGGGACAAATTTTTATTCGGCGAGAACGTGTCCGAAAAACTGAAAGCTGCGCAGACTGTACAAAAATCAGGAGatacattaaaaaatacacaaaagtcATATAATCCATTTAATAAAGCAAATTTCATAAAGAAAAACAGGTATCAACAAAACAAAGGAAATTTAAACTACAACACCCCGTATCGGAAGATGACGAATTACAACAACAAGTCGGATGCGGGGCGGCCTCGTGCAGCAGCGGCGCGGCCCGCGCCGGCGCCCTCCAGCAGGTACAACACCCGCTACCGGGCCCGGGAGCGCCAGCGCGAGCGCGAGCGCACGCCTCCTCGGAGATACCAGCGGAGACAATAG